The region GCCTACTGTTCTTTTAAATCCTGCTGACGATGCTTTAGTTTCTACTAAAGAGGTATTTGGTCCTGTTGTTTGTGTTTATTCTTATTCTGACATGGAAGAGGCTATTGACAGAGCTAACTCTTTAGAGGTTTCTTTTCAAGCTGCTGTATTCACTAAGAACATTGACAAAGCTTTAAGAGCTGTTAAGAGAATCAACGGTACTACTGTAATGGTTAACGACCACACTGCGTTTAGAGTTGACTGGATGCCGTTTGGTGGTGCTAAGGCTTCTGGTCTTGGTGTTGGTGGTATTCACGACTCTATGGAAGAAATGACTAACGAAAAACTTCTTGTTATCAAGTCTCCTGTTTTATAATACTTTGTAAAGGAGGAATCCCCTCCTTTACACCCTTCTATTAGTAATACTTATACTTAACTTAAGCCCACTTATATTATTATTTTGGTATAAGCATCTATTCAAAACTTAACAATTAAATAATTTAGGAAAACTATGAACTTACATGAGTATCAAGCAAAAAATTTATTTAGAAAATATGATATACCAACTACTAAAGGTAAACTGCTAACTCATCCTTCTCAACTTGATGATATATTAAGAAAACTTGGTGGAGACAGATGGGTAATTAAAGCCCAAGTTCACGCTGGAGGAAGAGGAAAAGCTGGAGGAGTTGTAGTAGTTGACTCAAAAGCTGAAGCAAATGAAGAGGTAAGAAGACTTTTAGGAAGTAACTTAGTTACTTACCAAACAAATAAAGATGGACAACCTGTAAACTCTATTTATGTTGAACAACCTTGTGATATTATTGATGAAATCTATTTAGCATTTGTTGTAGATAGAACAACACAAAGAATTATGATAATTACTTCAAGTGAAGGTGGGGTTGAGATTGAAGAGGTTGCAGAAAAAACTCCTGAAAAAATATTAAGAAATCCTATCAATCCAGTTGTTGGAATTATGCCAGCACAATGTAGACAAATCTGTGATGACTTAGGTTTAGATAAAACTCTAAGTGCACAAATGATTGATTTGATGCAAAAAATTTATAAAATGTTTGTAAAAAATGACCTTTCATTAATAGAAGTAAATCCACTTGTTGTTACAAAGCAAGGAACAATTTTATGTCTTGACGGGAAAGTTGTAGTTGATAACTCAGCACTTTACAGACAGCCAAAAATTAATGAAATCAGAGATGAAACTCAAGAAGATGCAAAAGAATTAAAAGCTGAAAAACTAGACTTAAACTATGTTACCCTAGATGGAAACATTGCTTGTATGGTAAATGGTGCCGGTTTAGCTATGGCAACTATGGATTTAATCAAAACACATGGTGGAGAGCCAGCTAACTTCTTAGATGTTGGTGGAAGTGTAAATGAAAAAAGAGTTATTGAAGCCTTTGAAATAATTTTATCAGATGAAAAAGTAAATGGTATTTTAGTAAATATCTTTGGTGGTATTGTAAGATGTGACATCATAGCTTCAGGTATTATTGAAGCAGCTAGAAAGATGAATCTATCTATTCCAATTGTTGTAAGACTTGAAGGTACAAATGCAAAAGAGGGATTAGAATTGATTAGACAATCAGATGTATCTGTTTACGAAGAAGCTGATTTAGATAAAGCAGCGCAAAAAATTATTGAACTTACACAAGGAGCTAACTAATGGCAATTTTAATTGATAAAAATACGAAAGTGTTAGTTCAAGGTTTAACAGGAGCACAAGCAAGTTTCCATACACAAAGAGCTATCGCATATGGAACAAATGTAGTAAGTGGTGTAGTTCCAGGTAAACGAGGTCAAAGACATTTAGATTTACCAATTTACAATACAGTTGAGTGTGCAAAAAGATTAACAGGAGCAAATGCTTCAATTATATATGTTCCAGCTCCATTTTGTAAAGATGCAATTATTGAAGCTAGTGAAAATGGTATTGAAACTATTGTTTGTATAACAGAAGGTATTCCAACTATTGATATGCTTGATGTAAAAGCTGCTGTTGATTTAAATGGTTCAAGACTAATAGGACCAAACTGCCCAGGTATCATAACACCAGACCAATGTAAGATGGGAATTATGCCAGAATCAATTCATATGGCAGGAAGTGTTGGAATTGTATCAAGATCAGGAACATTAACTTATGAAGCTGTAAACCAATCAACTCTTGCAGGATTTGGACAAAGTACTTGTGTAGGAATTGGTGGAGATCCAGTTCCTGGTTCAGACTTTATTGATATGTTAAAAATGTTTGAAGAGGATGAAGATACAAAAGCTATCGTTATGATTGGTGAAATTGGTGGGGCAAAAGAGGAAGCTGCTGCTGAATTTATCAAACATCATGTAACAAAACCTGTTGTTTCTTATATTGCAGGAGTTACTGCACCTAAGGGTAAAAGAATGGGTCACGCAGGAGCAATCATAGATGGGGGAAAAGGAACTGCACAGGAAAAATATTCAGCACTTGAAAGAGCTGGAGTTTGTACAGTTAGAACAATCACTTCAATAGCAGATGCACTAAAAGAGGTACATCCATAAACTAAAAAGAAACAGGAGTAATTATAGAAAGATAAGAAGCTTTCTTTGAACTTCTGTTTTCTATCTTGTGGGGGATTTCAGGATTAAATCTTATTGAGTCCCCTTTTTTAAGTTCAAACTCTTTGTTATTTAATGTAACTACAATCTCACCTTCAAGAACATAATCACACTCTTCTCCACCTTTTGTATGGGGTATTAGATCCTCAGTGATTCTATTTGGCTCCATATTTACTTGTAATAATTCTATATCACCTTGTAAGTCAGGTACTAAAAGTTCACATGTATATAAAGGGTCAGGAAAAGATATTTTCTTTCTTTCATCTTTTCTTACTACATAAGATTTTTCATTTTCAATATTTTCTAAAGTATTAACTTGAGGTTCTTCAGTATTGTTAGTAAATAGATGAGCTAAAGTTACATCTAATACTTTTGCTATTTTTCTTAGGGTTTCAACTGAACCTTGTGTTGAGCCTTTTTCAAGTTGAGATAACATTCCAAAAGAGATTCCTGCTTCACTTGCAAGTTGTTTTGCAGCCATATTTTTTGCTACTCTTAAACTCTTAATTTTTTTACCTACTTCAAACTCTTCTTCTAACACTTTATTTAACCTTAGTATTTCTTTTTAGTATACCTAAATATAATTGAAATTATAAATTTTGACTTTAAAATCATTATATATTTTAATAAGCTTAAATTATATAATCCAATTTAAGAGGAAAAATTCCCCTTAAATTTTCTAGTAACTTAAAGTAGTAAAATCACTATTTAATAATTGTTTTGCAACCTCTTGTGGTTTAGCAACTGTAATACCATCTAATAAAACAGATTTATCTAAGTTTGCATTTGGAAGATATAAAGGGCAAACTTCAACTTTTGCTCCACTTTTAATAAGACCTTGTAACAACATTTTTGGTGATTTGTTTTTAGGCTTTAAAAGAGGACTCTCTTTCCCTTTTACAGCTAAATCTCCTGCACTTGAACATAAAGTGATATTTACAGCTTTTTCTTGTTTTATTGTCATCATTGATAAAACCATAGCCATCATTTGAGTTTGTGCATCGCTTGCTGTTAAAACAACATTTAATCCCTTGTTATCTTCTGCTAAGGCATTTGAAGAGAAAAGAAATAAACCTAAAGTTACAACTGATAAAAACTTTTTCATTAAGTTTCCTTTTTGATTTGTTTTAATCAATTACATGCATGAAAGGATTATATGGAATAAAAACTTAGATAAAAATTTAATTTTAAAGCTATATTTTTATCTATACAAAACTATATTAAATTTAACCTTGCTAACATCAAAACTAAAGTAAAATACAAATCTAAATTTAATAAATATTGAGATAACAATGGAACTTACAAAAGAACAACTAAACAAATTTAATGAAGATGGATTTTTAATCATAAAAAACTTTGCCCCAAAAGATTTATGCGACAAAATTTTAGAAAAAGCAAAAGTCCATTTAGAAAAAAAACAAGCACCAATTGAGAGTGAACAAGAGTATATGCAGTTAGATGATGAAAAGATAACTGTAAGAAGATTAAGACAAGTTTATGACAGAGAAGAGATTTTCAAAGAGTGGATGACAAACTCTGAAATAAGACCTATGTTAAAACAAGTTTTAAATGATACTCCTGTACTAACTCTAGCTCACCACAACTCAATAATGACTAAACTACCTCACGAAAGTACAAGAACTTTTTGGCATCAAGATAGAAGATATTGGAATTTTGAAAATGATGATTTAGTTTCTGTATGGTTAGCTTTAGATGATGAGTTTTTAGAAAATGGTTTACTGGAGTTTATTCCAGGAACTCATAAAATCAATTTTGAAAAAAGCTCATTTGATGAAGACTCAAACTTTGTAGATGAAAATGAATTTAATCAAGAGATTATAAAAAATAGAGTTCACCAAAATCTAGAAAAAGGTGATATTGTTTTATTTCACTGTAAAACACTTCACCATGCAAGTAAAAATGCCACAGATAATGCAAAAATCTCTTTTGTATACACAGTAAGAGCTTTAGGAAATAAACCTTTAAAAAACACAAGAAGTGACTTCAAGGAAGTTGTACTTGAGTGCTAATATTACAAATTTATTAGAAGAGAAAACATCCCTATCAAAAAAAGTTATTGAAAACATAATCAATCTTCTTGATGAGGGGTGTACAATCCCTTTTATTGCTAGATATAGAAAAGAGTTCACTAATAGTGCAACAGATGAAGAGTTAAGAATTTTTGAAGATGTTTACTCATATTCAAAAAAACTACTTCAAAGAAAAAACGAGATTTTAGAACTTCTAAAAGAGAAAAACTTTTTAAATGAAAAAGTTGAAAAGAGTTTAAATGAAGCTACAACTTTACAAGCTGTAGAAGATATCTATACACCTTTTAAAGATAAAAAATCATCTAGAACATCTCTTGCTATTGAAAATGGTTTAGAGCCACTTGCAAATATAATCCAATCAATGAAATATGAAGAGAATGAAGTTTTACAAAAAGCTAAAAACTTTACAAATAAAGATGTTAAATCTGTTGATGAAGCTATACAAGGAGCAAAAGATATTATTGCTCAAAGATATGCAGATGATTTTAAATCAAAAGAGGTCTTAAGAAACCTTATTTCTAATTGGGGAACAATAGAGATAAAAGAGGCAAAAGAGTTTAAAAAAGATGGAGTTTATAGTAATTTTGTAGGACAAAATGAGAAAATCAAATATATCAAACCCCATAGAGTTTTAGCTATTTTAAGAGCAGTAAATGAAAAAGAGTTATCAATAAAAGTTGATATTGATGAGAAACATATTTTAGAAAATATCAAAAAATATAAAATACCCTCTTGGGCAAAATCATCAAGCTCTTTTGTTTTTGAAGCTTATAAAGATGGCTTAAAAAGATTACTTCTTCCAAGTTTAAAAAGAGAAGCAATAGCTAACCTAAAAGAGAAAGCTTCAAAAGAAGCTATTGAGCTTTTTGGAAAAAACCTAAAAGAGTTACTTCTTACTGCTCCACTTGTTAATCACATAATCTTAGGAATTGACCCAGGTTATAAAACTGGATGTAAAGTTGCAGTTATTGATGAAAATGGTGAGTATTTAGATTCAAATGTTATTTATCCAACTAAACCAAAAGAGGATATAAAAACCTCATCAAAAACTATTTTAGAACTTATAAAAAAGTATAATGTAACTTCAATAGCAATTGGAAATGGTACAGCATCGAGAGAGACTGCAAGTTTTATCTCAAACCTAATAAAAGAAAACAATCTTAATATAAACTATGCAATAGTTAGTGAAATAGGTGCAAGTGTTTATTCTGCTTCAAAAATAGCAACACAAGAGTATCCAAACCTTGATGTTACAATTAGAGGAGCTATTTCTATTGCAAGTAGATTAAGAGACCCAATGGCAGCTCTTGTTAAGATAGATCCAAAATCACTTGGGATTGGTCAATACCAACACGATGTAAACCAAAAAGAGTTAAGTTTGAAGCTTGAAAACATAACAATAGATTTAGTAAATAAAGTTGGAGTTGATATTAACTCTGCTTCTTTTAAACTTCTTTCTTTTGTATCAGGGATTACAGAAACTTTAGCAAAAAATATTGTAGAACATAGAAAAAAATTAGGAGTATTCACTTCTAAAAAACAACTTCTAGATGTAAAAGGTGTTGGAGCAAAAGCTTATGAACAAAGTGTAGGATTCCTTAGAATCAAAAAAGGTGATTCTATTTTAGATAATACAGCTATTCACCCTGAAGATTATGATTTAGTAAAAAGGTTAGAAAAAACTTGTGATATAAAAGCTGTAGAAAAAAACCAATATCAAACCTTAGCAAACACTCTAAACACTTCACTTATAAAGATAGAAGATATTGTAAATGAACTTCAAAAACCAGGTTTTGATATAAGAGAAAACTTCAACCAAGTAAGATTTGCAAGTGATATAACTAAAATAGAGGATTTAAAAGAAGGCTACACTCTTTCAGGAATAGTTAGAAATATAACAGACTTTGGAGCTTTTGTAGATATAGGACTTAAAAATGATGCCCTACTTCATATCTCACAAATCTCTAATAAAAGAATTTCACACCCAAGTGAGGTTTTAAGTATAAATCAAAATCTTGAAAATATAAAAGTTGTAAGTGTTGATTTAGAAAAACAAAGAGTAGGCTTGAGCTTAAAATAAGCCTACTTTTAAATCACATAGTTTACATTTAGAGGAAGCTCAATACAAAACTTTGCACCCTCTTTTGTATTCTCTACATATAATAAACCACTTAATCTATTAACTACAATATCATATGCAGAATAAAGCCCTATTCCTGTTCCTTGGCTTTGGTGTTTTGTTGTGAAGTATGGATTAAAGATTTTATCTTTTATCTCCTCTTTTATTCCTCCACCATTATCTTCTATTGAGATTAAAACTGTGTACTCTTTTTTTCGAAGTTCATATTTAACCCATCGATTTTTTTCTACATTTTGTACTAATATATCTTTGGCATTATTAAATATAGAGATTAATACTTGTAATAAATCTCCTAATACAAGTCTAAAGTGAAGTTTTCCACTCTCTATTACTCCCTCTTTTATCTCAATGTTTTCCATTGCAAAAGATGACTCAACCATTTTTATTGCCATTTTAAGTCTATCTTGAATAACAATCTCTTTTTCTCTATGACTCTCTTTTATATAATCTCTAAACTCATCTATTGTATTTGATAGATATTTTGATTGCTCAACTATACTTTTTGTATATTCTTCAAAATCAGTATCTTCTAAGATATTGTATTCTTTTTTTATCATCATACCAGTTGCTGCTGTTGAGATTACATTTAGAGGCTGTCTCCATTGATGGGCAATATTTCCTATAAGTTCACCCATTTGAGACATTTTTAGTTGCTCATAGATTTGTCTTTCTTTATCTACATTTGCTTTTGTTGCAGCATTTATTTCATCTTTTAGATTTTTATTTAAATCTTCTAGTTGAAATTTTTGCTCTTTTAATTGTTCATTTCTTTTTTTTAACTTTTCAACATTTAAACAAGAGTTTATACTAATATTCAGTCTTTTTTCTAAGCTTTTTAAAACTGAAATATTAAAATCCAAATCTTTATTTTTATCATAGAAAAAAACAAAACAACCTCTTGTTAGTTTGTAAAATAGTATATTAATATCATCATTGTATTTGGTTTTTACAACATACTCTTTTTCTAACTTCTCTTTTATCTCATCTAGGTTTGAAGTTATTCTTTTACCAACACATATAAACTCTTCATATTCATCTTTTGTTTTTTTAAAAAATGCACCTTTTATAGCATCAGTTTCTTTTACAAAAGTGATAATAAAATCTTTAAGCATCTCCTCAAGATTTAAACTATTTCCAATAGAGTTTACACACCTATACGAGATTGCCAAATTACCTAAAGACATAACCCACCCATAACACAACTTTTATTTAAAAAATTAATATAACTCTTACCTTTATTAGCTATCTCACCCACACTAATAACACCTAAAATATATTTAGTTGAAGTCTTTTCCAAGATTACATCAATTTGTTTATCATATACTTCATCTAGAAATCCTAATCTAGAAACACAGTCAAATACCATTAAAAATTCACTCTCACTTTTTGTAGCTTCTTTACTTGCTAAATATGCAGCATTTATCAAAGCTTCTTTTTTCCCTTTTAAAACATTTATTATACTATTTTCTTCTATTAAGGTAGCTAATTCTAACTCACCCTTTTCACTTATAGATATTGGATCTCTGATTATAAAATCATTATTATGTTTTATAACACCAATTGGATACTTTTTAAGATACAACATAAAATTATCTTTTGTGATTTTTATATCGTTTTCTTTTTCTAAGCACTCTTTATAAACTTCAAATGCGCTTCTATAGTCTAACTCTTGAATCTTTCTATTTTCACTTTTTGTTACAATGAAGGGACCATCTAAAACATCCCAACCTTGACTTACACCTATATCAATCTTTTTATCTAAATATATAAGTAATGCGGCATTATTAAAATAGCCATTTTTATTAAAAAATGAGTAAGTATCCCTTGATTCTAAACTTCCAGCTCCACCACCAAATATATTTGTATCTACATTTATATATTCATATATTTTCTCTAAAAAACTTACTGTTTGTTTCGAATAACCATCAAGAATTGAGATTATGGACTGAGTATTAGAAAAGTTTTCTTCGCAGAGTGTGTGGTTTTTCATATTTTCAATAAACTCAAGTTTTATAGAAGGTTTTATCTGTAAAACTATAATTCCCTCATCATAAAGTTTATTTTTATAAATTATCTTTGGAAAAATAGCTCCATAAAAATCTACTTTTAAATCTTTTAAATCTTCAACTTGAATATTTGTTTTATTTGTTGTAAAAATAACTAACTTCTTTTTCACATCATAACTATGTCTTAAAAATTCTTCTTTAGAATTATAAAAAGCTATTTTTACATACATATTTGATCCTTAAATAAAAAATAAATTTTTGAAGATATAGTATTAAAGCATTCTAATAAATTATAATTTTTTATTTCATCTTTTAAGTTTAACTATATTACTAGTTTAAAGTTTTAATTCTAATTTTAATTATCAAGAAAAAGATTGATTAGAGAAATAAAAGGTAGGCTTGAGTTTGAAAGTTATTGGCTACTCTTTTTTAAATAAAAGTAGCCAAAAGATTTAGTTTTTATATGCGATTACATCAACTTCAACTAAAACATTTTTAGGAAGTGTTTTTACAGCTACAGTTGCTCTTGCTGGAGCTGTTTCAGCTTTAAAATACTCTGCATAAACTTCATTAAATGCAACAAAATTATCCATATCTGATAAATAACAAGTTGTTTTTAAAACATTATCAAAAGATGAGTTTGCTTCTTTTAATACTTCTGCAAGGTTTTCCATAACTTTTACAGTTTGCTCTTTGATTCCACCTTCTACTACTTCCATTGTTTCTGGATTCAATGGAATTTGTCCTGATAAAAATACTAATTTTTCAAATGATGTACCTTGGTTGTATGGTCCAATTGCTGCTGGAGCTTTTGGTGTTGATATAATTTCTTTCATATTAATCCTTTATATATTTAAAAATTTATTATACTGCCTTCTAACTTTTAATCTCTTGGGAAAAACAGCTCAAAATCTCTTTTTATGTGAGTTAAAGTTTCTTGGTTTGCTCTTATAAAGCCTTCTTCTTTTAATGCAGCTTTTACAATAGCTTTAGAATAATCAAGTACATTCTCATCATTTAAGTATTCATCTACATCTACCCATTTGGCATCTTCTATCTCTTGGGTATCTTTTATATTTATCTCATGAGTTAGAGGTTTTGCCAAACATAAAACATATAGATTTGATTTATGAAATTGGTGAGGATAAAAATGCCCTAAAGAGATAACTGATTTAAACTCAACTTTTATACCTGTTTCTTCAAATACTTCTCTGCAAGCTGCTGTAGTTATCATCTCTTTATCATCTATATGACCACCTGGTATTTTATAACCAATTCTTGAGATTCTTTCTTTTATAACAAGTAATTCATTTTTTTCATTTATTGCAACAACCCCTACTCCTAAAGTATGATTTGCAGCTGTTGGAACTATTGCATTCTCTTTTAGTCTTTTTACTAGTAATATATAATCTTCCCCACATGAGTGAAAAAAGAACCCTTTTTTTGTGGCACTTGATATAAAATCTGATTTTTCTATATTTATATAAATCCAAATTAGATTTCTTGTATCTTTTGTCTTTTCAATTAAAATATCTAAATTTTCATCAAACTTATTAAAACTATTAGGTAAGTCTTTATACTCTATTGTTATTCCATTGTATGGGTCTAATATAGTTTTAAACCCTGCTATCTCTTCTACCATTTTTACTCTTTTATAAAACTATTAAATCTTTTAATGAATATGCTATATAAAGCATTAAAAACCCTATTGATATATCTAAAACTTTCCATGTAATTGGCTTTTTAAATAAAGGGATTAGAAGTCTAGCTCCAAACCCTAAAGATAAAAACCAAACAGATGAAGCTAAAGCACAACCTATTATAAAAAATATTTTTAGACCCTCTTCAATATTTGCACCAATTCCACCTATTAAAAGTACTGTATCTAAATAAGTATGAGGATTTAGATAAGTAAATACAAAAAGTAAAGTTATCACTTGTTTTATTGGATTTGTTTTTATTTGATCATCTATTTTCAATGATTCATTTTTTAATGCTGATTTAAAAGAAGTAAAGGCATAAAAACATAAAAAAGCTATTCCAAATATTGCAATACCATTTATAAAAAGTTGCTCACCTTTTATAAAGTATCCAAGACCAAATACCCCAGCACTAATTAAAAATATATCTGAAAAGATACAAAATAAAGCAGCTTTTAAAACATGTTGTCTTAAAAGCCCAAGTTTTAAAATATAAGCGTTTTGAGCTCCTATTGCTACAATCAATGTGATTGTAATAACAAAGCCTCTTAGAAGAGTGTCAAACTCCATTACAAATAGCTTTGTGAAAGATGCACTACACCTGAGATTATAAACTGTACAGCAAGGGCACCAACAATAAGTCCCATAAGTTTTGTAATAATATTTTGTCCAGTAAGACCTAAATATTTTTTTATATAGATTGAGTTTTTTAAAACAAGGTAAAAAATCAGTGCATTAATACAAAAAGATATTACCAAAGAAAAAACTTCAACACTGTTTTCAACTTGATTTTTAAAAATAATAATTGTAGTAAAAAGACCAGTACCAAAAGCAATTGGGATTCCTATTGGAATAATTGCCAGTTCTTCATCATTTTTATTACTTTCATCTTCCTCTTTTTTACTTTTCATTGCACTACCAGTTACCATTGATATTGCCATCAAAAGAAGAATTAAACCACCCATTACTTTTAATGAGTCTTCATGTATACCAAAAAGCTTTAAAACTAAATCTCCCGTAATTAAAACAACAAAAAAAGCAACCAATATTGTAGTAGTAGTTTTTTTAGCAATAATTGAGATTTGAGATTTTGTAATATTAGGGCTCAATAAAGAGAGTGCAATTGCACTCACCCCTATTGGATCCATAATTGCAAACAAAGTGATTGTTTGCTGTAGAAAATTTTGAAAAAGTTCCAATATTAACTCATTCCGCCTTTTTCAGCCATTCTTTTTTCTATTTTATGACCGATGAAACTTAATGTAGAAGTTATTGTAAGATATAAAAGTGCAACAACAATCCAAGTTTCAAAAGGAGAGAAAGTATTTGCAACTATCTCTTTACCAACTTTTGTTAAATCTGTAATAGAGATAACTGAAACCAAAGATGAATCTTTTACTAAAGCAATCATCTCACCAACTAATGTTGGTAAAGCTCTTTTAAAAGCTTGAGGTAAAATAATATATCTCATAGCTTGAAATTTCGTAATCCCTAAAGAACTTGCTGCTTCTTCTTGACCCTTGTCTATAGACTGAATTGCCCCTCTTAAAATCTCTGCCATATAAGCACCAAAGAAAATTCCAAGAGATAATACCCCAGCTACAAACCTATCTAACTCAAAAATATTTGCAACAATAAAGTAAAACAAGAATATTTGAACAAGAAGTGGAGTACCTCTAACTATTGTAATATAAACAGTAGCTATATCTTTTAAAAACTGATATGAGGATAGTTTCATAAATGCAACAACAACACCTATTACAAAAGTCAAAATTGCAGCAAAAAATGAGATTTTAAGTGTTATCCAAAGCCCATTTAATACAGGACCTGCTCTCATCTCTTTTTTTGTAGCAAGATAATCACCCGAATAAACTTTCTCACCAACTTCATAATCAAATGAAAAACTACTATCTAATTTTGTTAATTCTACTCTTTCATCACCATCAATGAAATATTTGTTATTTTCAAACAGTAGTTTTCCATCTACTGGAGCTTCTATAGTAATAGTTTCCTCATATGCAAAATATTTAGGAACAGAATTCCACTTCCAAACATAATTCATGTTTGAAGCTGCCATATAAAAGAAATACCCTATAAGTAGGTAAAAACCTACGGCAATAATATGCCCTAGGTTTTTATTTTGTGTCCATGATTCTTTTCTAGCCATAAACTATTGAACTCTTTTTAACCAGTCTGTTTCAACTAGCCATTTTTGATATAATTCATCAGAAAATCCAACAACTTTATCTTCTTGCATTTGTCTTAAAAAGTTATTTAACCAGTTAATAAAGTCTGGATCACCTTTTCTAACTGCCCATGCAAGTGGTTCATAAGTAAGTGGTTTATCTAAGTGAATAAGTTTACCTTTACCTTTATCTGACATAAATAATACGTTATAAGG is a window of Halarcobacter sp. DNA encoding:
- the sucC gene encoding ADP-forming succinate--CoA ligase subunit beta; this encodes MNLHEYQAKNLFRKYDIPTTKGKLLTHPSQLDDILRKLGGDRWVIKAQVHAGGRGKAGGVVVVDSKAEANEEVRRLLGSNLVTYQTNKDGQPVNSIYVEQPCDIIDEIYLAFVVDRTTQRIMIITSSEGGVEIEEVAEKTPEKILRNPINPVVGIMPAQCRQICDDLGLDKTLSAQMIDLMQKIYKMFVKNDLSLIEVNPLVVTKQGTILCLDGKVVVDNSALYRQPKINEIRDETQEDAKELKAEKLDLNYVTLDGNIACMVNGAGLAMATMDLIKTHGGEPANFLDVGGSVNEKRVIEAFEIILSDEKVNGILVNIFGGIVRCDIIASGIIEAARKMNLSIPIVVRLEGTNAKEGLELIRQSDVSVYEEADLDKAAQKIIELTQGAN
- the sucD gene encoding succinate--CoA ligase subunit alpha — encoded protein: MAILIDKNTKVLVQGLTGAQASFHTQRAIAYGTNVVSGVVPGKRGQRHLDLPIYNTVECAKRLTGANASIIYVPAPFCKDAIIEASENGIETIVCITEGIPTIDMLDVKAAVDLNGSRLIGPNCPGIITPDQCKMGIMPESIHMAGSVGIVSRSGTLTYEAVNQSTLAGFGQSTCVGIGGDPVPGSDFIDMLKMFEEDEDTKAIVMIGEIGGAKEEAAAEFIKHHVTKPVVSYIAGVTAPKGKRMGHAGAIIDGGKGTAQEKYSALERAGVCTVRTITSIADALKEVHP
- a CDS encoding cupin domain-containing protein, whose amino-acid sequence is MLEEEFEVGKKIKSLRVAKNMAAKQLASEAGISFGMLSQLEKGSTQGSVETLRKIAKVLDVTLAHLFTNNTEEPQVNTLENIENEKSYVVRKDERKKISFPDPLYTCELLVPDLQGDIELLQVNMEPNRITEDLIPHTKGGEECDYVLEGEIVVTLNNKEFELKKGDSIRFNPEIPHKIENRSSKKASYLSIITPVSF
- a CDS encoding phytanoyl-CoA dioxygenase family protein translates to MELTKEQLNKFNEDGFLIIKNFAPKDLCDKILEKAKVHLEKKQAPIESEQEYMQLDDEKITVRRLRQVYDREEIFKEWMTNSEIRPMLKQVLNDTPVLTLAHHNSIMTKLPHESTRTFWHQDRRYWNFENDDLVSVWLALDDEFLENGLLEFIPGTHKINFEKSSFDEDSNFVDENEFNQEIIKNRVHQNLEKGDIVLFHCKTLHHASKNATDNAKISFVYTVRALGNKPLKNTRSDFKEVVLEC
- a CDS encoding helix-hairpin-helix domain-containing protein, producing the protein MSANITNLLEEKTSLSKKVIENIINLLDEGCTIPFIARYRKEFTNSATDEELRIFEDVYSYSKKLLQRKNEILELLKEKNFLNEKVEKSLNEATTLQAVEDIYTPFKDKKSSRTSLAIENGLEPLANIIQSMKYEENEVLQKAKNFTNKDVKSVDEAIQGAKDIIAQRYADDFKSKEVLRNLISNWGTIEIKEAKEFKKDGVYSNFVGQNEKIKYIKPHRVLAILRAVNEKELSIKVDIDEKHILENIKKYKIPSWAKSSSSFVFEAYKDGLKRLLLPSLKREAIANLKEKASKEAIELFGKNLKELLLTAPLVNHIILGIDPGYKTGCKVAVIDENGEYLDSNVIYPTKPKEDIKTSSKTILELIKKYNVTSIAIGNGTASRETASFISNLIKENNLNINYAIVSEIGASVYSASKIATQEYPNLDVTIRGAISIASRLRDPMAALVKIDPKSLGIGQYQHDVNQKELSLKLENITIDLVNKVGVDINSASFKLLSFVSGITETLAKNIVEHRKKLGVFTSKKQLLDVKGVGAKAYEQSVGFLRIKKGDSILDNTAIHPEDYDLVKRLEKTCDIKAVEKNQYQTLANTLNTSLIKIEDIVNELQKPGFDIRENFNQVRFASDITKIEDLKEGYTLSGIVRNITDFGAFVDIGLKNDALLHISQISNKRISHPSEVLSINQNLENIKVVSVDLEKQRVGLSLK
- a CDS encoding HAMP domain-containing sensor histidine kinase → MSLGNLAISYRCVNSIGNSLNLEEMLKDFIITFVKETDAIKGAFFKKTKDEYEEFICVGKRITSNLDEIKEKLEKEYVVKTKYNDDINILFYKLTRGCFVFFYDKNKDLDFNISVLKSLEKRLNISINSCLNVEKLKKRNEQLKEQKFQLEDLNKNLKDEINAATKANVDKERQIYEQLKMSQMGELIGNIAHQWRQPLNVISTAATGMMIKKEYNILEDTDFEEYTKSIVEQSKYLSNTIDEFRDYIKESHREKEIVIQDRLKMAIKMVESSFAMENIEIKEGVIESGKLHFRLVLGDLLQVLISIFNNAKDILVQNVEKNRWVKYELRKKEYTVLISIEDNGGGIKEEIKDKIFNPYFTTKHQSQGTGIGLYSAYDIVVNRLSGLLYVENTKEGAKFCIELPLNVNYVI
- a CDS encoding FIST C-terminal domain-containing protein, with amino-acid sequence MYVKIAFYNSKEEFLRHSYDVKKKLVIFTTNKTNIQVEDLKDLKVDFYGAIFPKIIYKNKLYDEGIIVLQIKPSIKLEFIENMKNHTLCEENFSNTQSIISILDGYSKQTVSFLEKIYEYINVDTNIFGGGAGSLESRDTYSFFNKNGYFNNAALLIYLDKKIDIGVSQGWDVLDGPFIVTKSENRKIQELDYRSAFEVYKECLEKENDIKITKDNFMLYLKKYPIGVIKHNNDFIIRDPISISEKGELELATLIEENSIINVLKGKKEALINAAYLASKEATKSESEFLMVFDCVSRLGFLDEVYDKQIDVILEKTSTKYILGVISVGEIANKGKSYINFLNKSCVMGGLCL
- a CDS encoding RidA family protein; this translates as MKEIISTPKAPAAIGPYNQGTSFEKLVFLSGQIPLNPETMEVVEGGIKEQTVKVMENLAEVLKEANSSFDNVLKTTCYLSDMDNFVAFNEVYAEYFKAETAPARATVAVKTLPKNVLVEVDVIAYKN